In the Chlorobium limicola DSM 245 genome, one interval contains:
- the egtD gene encoding L-histidine N(alpha)-methyltransferase: protein MAYSKTNLSELPLADIDNHLTEIGFDTTISEIITGLTANAKYIQSKYFYDKRGSALFEKITSLSEYYPSRTEKAIISQLPPALIEDLADIDIIELGCGDHSKISLLIRRIPAESVPGLRYFPIDISQTALKQSIEDLRDLFPALKVKGILADYVHQMHLFPEERKRLFCFFGSTIGNLSREETLDFMQNMGTTMHPGDMLLVGMDRVKNIALLEKAYNDDQFITAMFNKNILRVINGLIKSDFNPDDFEHRAFYNADFNRIEMHLEATGNISVKSAFMPELIRIKKGETIHTENSHKFEKADILLMGQHAGLAIKNIYSDKNELFSLAHYEKK from the coding sequence ATGGCGTATTCAAAAACAAACCTGTCGGAACTCCCTTTAGCCGACATCGATAACCATCTGACTGAAATCGGGTTCGATACGACAATTTCCGAAATCATCACCGGTCTGACCGCCAATGCAAAATACATACAGAGCAAATACTTTTACGATAAAAGAGGTTCCGCTCTGTTCGAAAAAATCACTTCATTGAGTGAGTATTACCCTTCCCGAACGGAAAAAGCCATCATCAGTCAATTACCGCCCGCGTTGATAGAGGATCTTGCCGATATCGACATTATTGAACTCGGCTGCGGCGACCACAGCAAAATCAGTCTGCTCATAAGGCGGATACCCGCCGAATCCGTTCCGGGGCTTCGATATTTCCCTATAGATATCAGCCAAACGGCGCTTAAGCAATCAATCGAGGATTTGAGGGATTTATTTCCGGCCCTGAAAGTCAAAGGTATTCTTGCCGATTATGTTCACCAGATGCATCTGTTTCCCGAAGAGCGAAAACGACTATTCTGTTTTTTCGGAAGTACCATCGGTAATCTCAGCCGGGAAGAAACCCTTGACTTTATGCAGAATATGGGTACCACAATGCATCCCGGCGACATGTTGCTTGTTGGCATGGATAGAGTGAAGAATATCGCTCTTCTGGAAAAAGCATATAACGACGACCAGTTCATTACAGCTATGTTCAATAAAAACATCCTGCGGGTTATCAACGGCTTGATCAAGTCAGATTTCAACCCCGATGATTTCGAGCACCGGGCTTTTTATAACGCCGATTTCAACCGTATCGAAATGCATCTGGAAGCTACCGGTAACATATCGGTAAAAAGTGCCTTTATGCCTGAGCTGATCCGGATAAAAAAAGGCGAAACCATTCATACCGAAAACTCACACAAATTCGAAAAAGCGGATATACTGCTTATGGGGCAACATGCCGGACTTGCAATAAAAAATATTTATTCCGACAAAAATGAGCTTTTCAGTCTGGCTCATTACGAAAAAAAATGA
- a CDS encoding rhodanese-like domain-containing protein, with the protein MYDHTEITTDSLLALLGSEKVKIIDVRSADAYNGWRMRGEVRGGHIKGAKSLPAKWLTDPEWLNIVRFKQIRPEDAIVLYGYTPEECEQTATRFKENGYNNVSVFHRFHPDWTGNDAFPMDRLEQYNRLVPAEWVNGLISGEEIPEYDNDTFIVCHAHYRNRDAYLSGHIPGATDMDTLALESPETWNRRTPEELKKALEEHGITASTTVVLYGKFMHPDNADEFPGSAAGHIGAIRLAFIMMYAGVEDVRVLNGGYQSWTDAGFAISKDDVPKTTVPEFGAPIPSRPEFAVDIDEAKEMLQSEDSDLVCVRSYPEYIGEVSGYNYIKKKGRIPGAIFAECGSDAYHMENYRNHDHTTREYHEIEDIWAKSGIIPKKHLAFYCGTGWRGSEAWFNALLMGWPRVSVYDGGWFEWSNDPENPYETGVPK; encoded by the coding sequence ATGTACGACCATACAGAGATAACGACGGATTCCCTGCTGGCACTGCTCGGCTCAGAAAAGGTGAAAATCATTGACGTTCGCTCTGCGGATGCCTATAACGGCTGGAGGATGCGCGGTGAAGTACGGGGCGGTCACATCAAAGGGGCAAAATCCCTGCCAGCAAAATGGCTGACCGACCCAGAATGGCTCAATATCGTTCGATTCAAGCAAATTCGGCCTGAGGACGCCATCGTGCTATACGGTTATACCCCTGAAGAATGCGAACAAACAGCCACACGATTCAAAGAAAACGGATACAACAATGTTTCGGTTTTCCATCGATTTCATCCTGACTGGACCGGTAACGACGCATTTCCGATGGATCGGCTGGAGCAGTACAACAGACTTGTTCCTGCAGAATGGGTCAACGGATTGATTTCGGGAGAAGAAATCCCGGAATACGACAACGACACCTTCATTGTCTGTCATGCGCATTACCGCAATCGTGACGCTTATCTGAGCGGACATATCCCGGGTGCAACAGATATGGATACCCTTGCCCTTGAATCGCCTGAAACATGGAACCGGCGCACTCCCGAAGAACTGAAAAAAGCTCTTGAAGAACATGGAATAACCGCCAGTACCACCGTCGTCCTTTATGGAAAATTCATGCACCCCGACAATGCCGACGAATTTCCAGGAAGTGCCGCCGGACATATCGGGGCAATTCGCCTCGCTTTCATCATGATGTACGCCGGAGTCGAAGACGTACGGGTCCTCAATGGCGGATATCAGTCCTGGACAGATGCCGGTTTTGCCATCAGTAAGGACGATGTGCCAAAAACTACGGTACCTGAATTCGGCGCTCCGATCCCATCGAGGCCGGAATTTGCTGTTGACATCGACGAAGCGAAAGAGATGCTTCAATCAGAGGACTCTGATCTCGTATGCGTCAGAAGTTATCCGGAATATATCGGTGAAGTAAGCGGATATAACTATATCAAAAAAAAGGGACGCATACCCGGAGCAATTTTTGCCGAATGCGGCAGTGATGCCTACCACATGGAAAACTACCGAAATCATGACCATACCACCCGGGAGTATCATGAAATTGAAGATATCTGGGCGAAATCAGGAATTATTCCAAAAAAACACCTTGCCTTTTATTGCGGAACCGGCTGGCGAGGAAGTGAAGCCTGGTTTAACGCCCTGCTGATGGGGTGGCCGCGAGTATCGGTTTACGATGGAGGATGGTTCGAATGGAGCAATGATCCGGAAAATCCTTATGAAACAGGCGTACCGAAATGA
- a CDS encoding NADH:flavin oxidoreductase, whose protein sequence is MTTHPVFGSANISGIIFRNRLLRSATHESLADSSGAPTAAHEKLYTALAKGGAGAIITGYAGVQQDGRTNLPGMLMMHDDSLIPAYRKLTDAVHRQGTPIILQLAHCGRQTRQAVTGMRTVAPSPLKDSVFNEECPRELDEREIETIIRNFAAAAGRAVLAGFDGVQLHMAHGYLLAQFLSGYTNCRSDRWGGSTVNKFRIISEILHRIREEQGEFPVLAKINAYDRRRGGMRVDEAIDIARLLDISGCSAIEVSSGTVEEGLSIMRGPRFPAEALLACNFRFKALPQPFKNVMAPLLRLAMPLPKPLRNYNLEAAKAIKRAVSIPVIAVGGLHTMEDISAALGNGEVDCVSMSRPFIIEPNIVRKMQEGRQDASRCIKCNYCAIMIEEGPLRCWYGKLPAK, encoded by the coding sequence ATGACGACACATCCTGTATTCGGCTCTGCGAATATTTCCGGTATTATCTTCAGAAATCGTCTGTTGCGGTCGGCTACGCATGAAAGCCTGGCGGACAGCAGCGGGGCGCCGACGGCTGCCCACGAAAAGCTTTATACTGCACTCGCAAAAGGAGGGGCCGGTGCTATCATTACCGGTTATGCCGGGGTGCAGCAGGATGGACGAACCAACCTGCCGGGTATGCTTATGATGCATGATGATTCGCTCATTCCGGCATATCGTAAACTTACCGATGCCGTTCACCGTCAGGGGACTCCGATAATTCTGCAGCTTGCTCATTGCGGCCGTCAGACTCGACAGGCCGTAACGGGAATGAGGACGGTTGCGCCATCTCCGCTGAAAGACAGCGTTTTTAACGAGGAGTGTCCTCGGGAACTCGATGAACGGGAGATTGAAACCATAATCAGGAACTTCGCCGCAGCCGCCGGGCGAGCTGTACTTGCCGGATTCGACGGAGTACAGCTTCATATGGCCCACGGGTACCTGCTCGCACAGTTTCTTTCCGGCTACACCAATTGTCGAAGTGATCGATGGGGAGGATCAACAGTAAACAAGTTCCGTATTATTTCGGAAATACTCCATCGCATCAGGGAGGAGCAGGGGGAGTTTCCCGTACTGGCAAAAATCAACGCTTACGACCGAAGACGCGGAGGCATGAGGGTCGACGAAGCCATAGATATTGCCAGGCTGCTTGATATATCCGGTTGCTCGGCCATAGAGGTCTCGTCGGGTACGGTCGAAGAAGGGTTGTCGATCATGAGGGGGCCCAGGTTTCCGGCCGAAGCGCTGCTTGCCTGTAATTTCAGGTTCAAAGCTTTGCCGCAACCGTTTAAAAACGTTATGGCACCATTGCTCCGTCTGGCTATGCCCCTTCCGAAACCCCTGCGGAACTACAATCTTGAGGCGGCAAAAGCCATTAAACGGGCGGTATCGATCCCTGTCATTGCCGTCGGCGGGTTGCATACCATGGAGGATATTTCTGCAGCACTCGGCAACGGAGAGGTTGACTGTGTCTCGATGTCACGTCCGTTCATAATTGAGCCGAATATCGTCCGGAAAATGCAGGAGGGCCGACAGGATGCTTCCCGCTGTATCAAGTGCAATTATTGCGCAATCATGATCGAAGAGGGCCCGCTCAGATGCTGGTATGGAAAACTTCCCGCGAAGTGA